Within Triticum dicoccoides isolate Atlit2015 ecotype Zavitan chromosome 1B, WEW_v2.0, whole genome shotgun sequence, the genomic segment caccgagtgaacgttGCCAACTCTCTGTATCCTTTTGTAATTTTttggatcaactcggtctcaccgattattttgcttcggtcctaccgagtcaacattgccaactctctggtaaATTTTAGGACCAgctcggtctcaccgatcaaaaCAACTCGGTCTGTCCGAAATGACTTTGCAACttctgtttctgaccttgttttgcctccacaggttgcatacgacctcggattaagacgatttttatatcaaaatcgaccgtttcgacgagacgaagacaactcgtgttgatcatttttccatATGAGGACATCTTAATTAGTTTTCCAGCTATTCTTTAATCTGGTGCAACATGAGCATATCTgcacttgtcataacttttgcaccCGAGCTCCTTTTTTAGACCATTTTCATATCCATAttgatcttctcaaaaagatccatCCCATTGTGAcctccaatcataagtttgaattaatcttgacatagcttaaAGAAACTTTTACcattgtgccacttttgagcgtcaacaattATAGGCTGCTCTAGTGTATATAGTGTTGGTCAAGCCTTTGTAGGTGACGGATGAATAGCATTCCCATATATATTTGCATGCAACGGTTAGTGACTATGCAATACACACACACatcttaagaagaaagaaaatgaaaaagaaaaacctaTAAAAACATGCACACAACTTTGCACTGAAATTGCACTTTTTGAAATATGCAaataataagcatataatagtgtgATTTTTGCATTCAACTAGAACTTACACACATTATTTAGTAACTAAATTTATACTTACACACacaaaaagagaagaaaaatattctctaagaaggaatgaattagtggcatttgtATTAGTCTTAaataagaaagaaagagaaaacaaCAAAATTAAATAATGATAAAATTTGCACGCAATTTACACAAAAATCGAGTTTTttaataatatgcaagaataagcatataatattAATTGTTATTCTGAAAAAATATAAtattaattgtttttgcaaaaataTGTTTATTGAGAACTAATGAATTTAGCAACATACTAACATTAGTatgaccctttaagaagaaagaaaataaaaataaaatagaaaaaactcAAAATAATTAAATTTCCTGAGGAAGAGCAAATTAATGGCATTGCTTTTACCACTTAAGAAGAAATAAAAGGGTGGAAAATAATCTAAAACCATCAGGGAGAAAATTTGCACAAAAATGCACATTCTAAAAATATGCAAGAATAAGTATATAAAAGTGAAATTTTCGCAGAAAAATAATCTAATAATGAATCAATTAGTGGCATTCGTATTACCCTTAAAGTAGAATGAAAATGAAATAGAGACTAAAATAATATCAAAATAATGATTTTGTCTATAAAAAAGAGTGATTAGTGCATTGGTAATTTCTTTAAGATGAAAGAAAATTTaaaaacttgcacacaactttGCACCAAAATTGCATTTTTGTAATATGCAATAGTTAATCACATAATCATGAAATTTTGGcgcaaattatatagtatttgtatGTATAGAATTACACTGATCCAACATCCCAAAAATACccacaaaataaaaaaaaggaactaataatggaaaggaaaaacaaaaacgcaTAGAAACAAAAAACAGAAAACTCAAAGGAGAAATAAGAAGGCTTTGTCGCATTGGAATGGGCTTCGGCCCGTTAAGAATTGACTGGCCCAAATATGGTTCAGTAAAAAAAAGCCCAAGACAACCCACAGACTAGTCCGAAAAAAGTACACAAATCTTAAAACAGAAATCAACGGTctaaaaatcgactaacccaaatttAATTTTCAGGTGACTTAAGTATAACTAAAGTGAATAAGTTTTTAATTAAGTAGCATAGTCAAAGTAGACATATGAGTATGTAATGGATTAGCGGATAAACATGAAGCACATACTAGCCAGAGAGTCGAGGGTGCTCGCATTTTTCAGGATTTATTTTAGGCCTTTCGGTAATGTGCGTTCAGTGGAGAAGATGCTCTCGTCGACTACAAAGGCGTTCTATGATAGCTTCCTCGATCGCATGATGATGTGGTAACTCAGTCCCTCGAAAGTGAAGACAGGGCGCGTGTGTGCATTTATATAGAAGTGGGTGTATATGCGTATGTataagcgcttgcgtctgtactgcgtTAAAAAAACATCGTCATCAAATATACAGTTAACCTCAAGAGGACGGTGGTGAAAATTTTCAAGAAAAAAAAAAGATGTTGCGCTCGTGGACTCGTACTAAAAAAGGATAAGAAGCCATGAAAACAACCTTAATATGAGATGTACAGAATTCAATCATCAATAGTAATACAAAATTGCAACGTGGCTACAACAGTTAGTACTATTACGATCTGTCAGCAGAAAAGAATCCACAGCGCTACATTACGTCGTCTTAGATGTTGACGAAGGGCGCGCCGGTAATGAACTCGGTGGCGGCGAGCGCGACGAGGCCGAGCATGGCGAAGCGGCCGTTCCAGAGCTCGGCGTCGGCGCTCCAGACGCGGCTCGACTTGCTCTCCACGCTCTGGCCCTGCAGCAGCGGCACCAGCGACGCCACGGAGAACACCCCCGCGGTCACCAGGAACCAGCCAAGCCCAGCGCCGCTGCCGGCCTGGTCGAGGAGCCCACCGCCGCGCGCCGCCTCAACGGACAGCGCCGCCACGAATCCCACCATGGCCAGCCGGCCGTTGGTGCGCTCCGGCGCCGGGCCGCTGAAGgccagcgcgtcccagaccgagggGTTGGCCTTCTTGGTCATGGGCTTGGGTGCTGCCGGGATCGGGGTCGGGGCAGGGCTCGTGCGTGGGGATGAGGAGGTCGACGCGCTCGTCGTCTCCTTGGTTGAGTCCATGTCAGGCTGCGCATACACAAACAATTTTACATTGAGATCGAGTCTTGAAGTAACACTAGCCAGCCAGCATCCGAAACAGTTGAGTGCGTGACGTGAAAGCTCACCTCGGCCTGGGCCCTGACGACGAGGGCGCGCCGGCGCGGGGCCACCACCGGAGAACGGGCGGCGGACCGGCCGACGACGGCGAAGGAGCTCAAAGTCACCATGGTCGCCATTACTCGAGGCAGAGAAAAGCTAGCGCAGGAAGAGAACTAGAGAAGGTGCTGCTCGCTAGTTTAGAACGATGGTGATGACACTTGGCTGATGTTGCGTTGCTGTGCCTATTGTGAACGCGCAGGCGCGCATTTTATAGCGGCCGTGAGGAGGTTGCCGGTGGACGCGGCCGTGGCCACGTGAACGACGAGATAGAGCTGTACGTGGAGGGAGGGAGGCGGTGGGCTCACGTCGACGTGGACACCGAAGGCGCCCCATAACCCGCTCTCGCCAAAAACTGGCACGAGACAGATCCAGCATGTAGGAGGGTACGCGCACCATGTACTGACAAAAATGTTCCTCTTGACCTACGCTTAACAAAATACTATCACTCTGAGCGAATATTCATTTCCCGGGCTCGGCTCCTCCTGgtgaacagtaaattaaaaaaaactaaaaagatttaaaaattctgaaatatttttacaTGAAAGATATTGGAGTGTGCGATGTCCGTACCAAATTTTATCGTGTCTGGACATCTgaggagctcgtggcaaaaaaaAATATAATTGGTCTGAACAATGAACTTTCTCACAGACCTCAATTTTGCTTCTTGTTTTCCCTCTATTAGCTACTTAGATGTCCAAACACGACGGAATTTGGCACGAACATCACGCACTCAAGCATCTTTCACcacaaaaaattcaatttttttattttaatttttaataTTTTTTAATGATTTTACTGTAATGCATAGGCTCATCTAAGCACGGGAGCCAAAACCCCGCTTTCGACTCTTACTGTTTTTAATATGAGGGAAAACCTTTTGATGGGGAATTATCGCCTAACTAGCCCATTTCTGGTTTCATTTAGTTCTTAGCTCCCATGGCCACTCGAGCAGCCGTGCACCATGCCGCCTACAAGCCCAGTCCCACTCCGCCCCATGACGCCCCCTCCCCCACTTCGGCAAGATTCTGAtgaatttttttcttcatttttccgTCTTCCCTGTCATCTCCGGCGACGGTGGCCCaaccctcctcctcgtcctcgtccacGACCAAAGCACAACCGCACGCAGAGGAGCACTTATAGGGCAAAAGGTTCACGTAAAGGAGAAACCGACAAAGAGAAACATGGTCGCCATCCACCATCGCCGACTCCAATGAATCGTTGCATTCCGAACCACGTTATCGTGCCACTAGGAGAAGAAAAATGAGAGGAACCATTTAGACAAAGAAGTGCCCAAAACCGTGGCCCATGGAGGACAAATTTTGCCTACATCCACTCCTTCGTCACATGCGTACATTGCGCAGGGTGAGAAACTATCAAATTGCTTTTGTGGATCATCTATCCTAGATCTTAGGTAGCTCATGGACATCATCTAGtgacgagaaggcatccaggaggtCGCCCGCAGAAGACAAGGGTCGACGCCGCAGTCGCACACAAAGTCGTTCGATCAAATGGGAATAGGCATGTGTGAGAGAGAGTAGTGTTAACGTTGACAGGTGGCCCCACACCCAACTTAAATAGATACATTTTTGTAGCGGTTAAGTAAAGTGGTTGCGGTTTAAAACCCTAGACGTAGATGTGATGGTTttatgatattcaccccctttttaGGAAATACCATCATGAAGGTATATATTAACTGGGCATAACAATTACAGGAATTAAGAAAGCCAGAGGGTCTTCATGACTCCATCGCATGACGCTCACCATGTTTAGCTAAAGCATCCCCTGCTCTTTTAGGTTTTAGCCTCTCTAAGACGATGCTTAAATATCTCACGTGTGAAATTGATAGATATAAGTGCTCATGATTGACGTGCTGGTGGTAACGGTGCACCAATGACGAACATGGACATTGCCTAATTAGGCTGATCGACTAAGTCACACGacgtgcacacacgcgcgtatgtgtagccTCCTACGGCTTCCTATCCATCACCATGAGAGCAATATGACGCGTAGAAACTGTGCAGTCCGTGTCCGAACCTGATTAGTGTCCCTTCACGAGTCGTGTAGCCATAGCGTGCTGCCGTGCTGGCCgtctatatatacatacatagccatacCCATACGGCTGTGAGAAATAAAGCAAAAGCAATCCTCTCTCCGGCCGTCTAGCTATTTTAGCTGCCGAGCAGtcgatcaacaccaaagcttgcgCTGCTGATTGTCCGGTGGGTCGTCGTGTAACCCTCGGCGTGACCTCACGGTGCGATCTCTGCGGTTTTCCTCGGAGAAATATGGGGTggtcgacctcgacgccgccatgCGTGGGCGTGGCTGCCCTAGATGACGCGGTCGTGGGCACACCGGCGGCGCGCAAGAATCAGAGAACAGCAGCCACTAACGGCGACTCAAGCTCCCCCGCAAGCAGCGGCCGGTTCCAGCGGCTTGAGGTGCTCGGCGCAGGAACATTCGGCGTCGTCTACCGGGCGAGGGACCGCCGCACGGGTGAGATCGTGGCGGTGAAGTGCCTCCGTGCGAGCGATGGCGCCGGCGACGCCGACGCCGAACGCTACCTCTCCGACTTCGCCAGCGAGGTCAGTGCTCTCGAGGCGTGCAGCGGCCACCCGTCCATCGTTCAGCCGCGTGCCTCCGGCCAACTTGACAGCGGGGCTTTCCTTGCCATGGAGTTTGTGGGGCCGACTCTCAGGCACGTCATGAAGCATGTCCGTTTTGGGAGGAGGCACACCGAGCTGGAGGTTCGCCTTCTCATGAGACAGCTTCTCGCCGGCGAGAGGAGGATGAATCGTCTCGGCCTCATGCACCGGGACCTCAAGCCGGAGAACGTGCTTGTTGACGGCCACGGGAACCTCAAGATCTGCGATCTGGGGCTGTCATGTAGCATGGTCGATGGGCCGCCCTACTCTAACCCTATTTGGACACGGGGATATCGCGCGCCAGAAATCCTCCTCGGGTCCACGGATTATGACGAGCATGTCGACTCATGGGGTAGAGTAAGCACAAGTCATAACCTCATAGGTAGTACGCTGGGAAACTAGCGTACATGGGAAATCCCGTGCATGGTAGAAAAACCGTTCTTATCAGGTGAGACAAAAACATTTTTCAGGGTATACTCTATCCACTTATCCAGAATAGAAATGAATGAATTTTGTGGTAGTCTGCATTACATATGATTTCCTATAGGGTGCGCTTGTAATATCAGAGAATTATTTCCAAAGAATGTAACAAACTAATCAACATGAAGCCTCATGATTACCATGTTCTTATAAAACACACACTTCCGGTCACAATCAAGAATATCTTGCCACCCAATGTGTGACAAATACTAGCGGAGTAGTGTG encodes:
- the LOC119348836 gene encoding high molecular mass early light-inducible protein HV58, chloroplastic-like, which translates into the protein MATMVTLSSFAVVGRSAARSPVVAPRRRALVVRAQAEPDMDSTKETTSASTSSSPRTSPAPTPIPAAPKPMTKKANPSVWDALAFSGPAPERTNGRLAMVGFVAALSVEAARGGGLLDQAGSGAGLGWFLVTAGVFSVASLVPLLQGQSVESKSSRVWSADAELWNGRFAMLGLVALAATEFITGAPFVNI
- the LOC119350627 gene encoding putative cyclin-dependent kinase F-2, producing the protein MGWSTSTPPCVGVAALDDAVVGTPAARKNQRTAATNGDSSSPASSGRFQRLEVLGAGTFGVVYRARDRRTGEIVAVKCLRASDGAGDADAERYLSDFASEVSALEACSGHPSIVQPRASGQLDSGAFLAMEFVGPTLRHVMKHVRFGRRHTELEVRLLMRQLLAGERRMNRLGLMHRDLKPENVLVDGHGNLKICDLGLSCSMVDGPPYSNPIWTRGYRAPEILLGSTDYDEHVDSWGRVSTSHNLIGSTLGN